The following are from one region of the Streptomyces tuirus genome:
- a CDS encoding ATP-binding protein → MIDHLDGAVIPTGFDVPVEPLRRAAHYTGEQGCIAEARSFAALFLDQLRTEWCAQIDERVDGAVLLVVSELITNADRHSNGPYILELVGTDAAVTVSVYDSSSALPRIFPRNPERIGRHGLEIVHALAEQVSVERVPVGKRVRAVLPLSGTNQG, encoded by the coding sequence ATGATCGACCACCTGGACGGGGCAGTGATACCGACTGGTTTCGACGTGCCCGTGGAACCGCTGCGGCGGGCGGCACACTACACCGGCGAGCAGGGCTGCATCGCCGAGGCGCGGTCCTTCGCCGCGCTCTTTCTCGACCAGCTCAGGACCGAGTGGTGCGCACAGATCGACGAGCGCGTCGACGGCGCCGTGCTGCTGGTCGTGAGCGAACTGATCACCAACGCCGACCGGCACAGCAACGGGCCGTACATCCTGGAGCTCGTCGGCACCGACGCCGCGGTGACGGTCTCCGTCTACGACAGCAGCTCCGCACTGCCCCGGATCTTCCCCCGCAACCCCGAGCGCATCGGCCGGCACGGCCTGGAGATCGTCCACGCGCTCGCGGAGCAGGTCAGCGTGGAACGGGTGCCGGTGGGCAAGCGCGTGCGCGCCGTGCTGCCGCTCTCCGGCACGAACCAGGGCTGA
- a CDS encoding RNA polymerase sigma factor SigF — METAVIRSKAQVVEENTEAGAGDGALPGIVDPRSVAPRDARQLSRQFFQRLTELEEGTHEYQYARNTLIEMNMSLVRFAAGRFRGRGDDMEDIVQTGMIGLIKAIDRFELSREVEFTSFALPYIVGEIKRFFRDTTWAVHVPRRLQELRVELAKAREELASRLDREPTVAELATLMNISEREVVEGQIAANGYNSSSLDAALTGDGPEGGEAVLADFIGVEEDGLRLVEDFHSLAPLMAELSERDRQIIHMRFVEEATQAEIGEQLGCSQMHVSRLIKRIIMRLREGMLGELGCA, encoded by the coding sequence ATGGAGACCGCCGTGATCCGGTCGAAGGCACAGGTCGTCGAGGAGAACACCGAGGCCGGCGCGGGTGACGGAGCACTGCCGGGCATCGTGGACCCGCGGTCCGTGGCCCCGCGGGACGCGAGGCAGCTGTCCCGCCAGTTCTTCCAGCGCCTGACGGAACTCGAAGAGGGAACGCACGAGTACCAGTACGCGCGCAACACCCTGATCGAGATGAACATGTCGCTCGTACGCTTCGCCGCCGGCCGGTTCCGGGGGCGCGGCGACGACATGGAGGACATCGTCCAGACCGGCATGATCGGCCTGATCAAGGCCATCGACCGGTTCGAGCTCTCGCGCGAGGTCGAGTTCACCTCCTTCGCGCTGCCGTACATCGTCGGCGAGATCAAGCGGTTCTTCCGGGACACCACCTGGGCGGTGCACGTGCCGCGGCGCCTCCAGGAGCTGCGCGTGGAGCTGGCCAAGGCCCGTGAGGAGCTCGCCAGCCGTCTGGACCGGGAGCCGACGGTCGCCGAGCTGGCGACCCTGATGAACATCTCCGAGCGCGAGGTCGTGGAGGGGCAGATCGCGGCGAACGGGTACAACTCGTCGTCGCTGGACGCCGCCCTGACCGGCGACGGCCCGGAGGGCGGCGAGGCGGTCCTGGCCGACTTCATCGGTGTGGAGGAGGACGGGCTGCGGCTCGTCGAGGACTTCCATTCGCTGGCGCCGCTCATGGCGGAGCTGAGCGAGCGCGACCGGCAGATCATCCACATGCGGTTCGTGGAGGAGGCCACCCAGGCGGAGATCGGTGAGCAGCTCGGCTGCTCACAGATGCACGTCTCCCGCCTGATCAAGCGGATCATCATGCGACTGCGCGAGGGCATGCTGGGCGAGCTGGGCTGCGCCTGA
- a CDS encoding helix-turn-helix domain-containing protein, which yields MSNHLPNEARVIPLRPHGARPSGAAPRQARPAPAAKEPLWRDLVGDVLRRERLAQERTLKDVADEARISVPYLSEVERGRKEASSEVLAAAARALGLGLGDLLTRAQGELTRVTSRYTAGSRRGATMSSRDGMCLAA from the coding sequence GTGAGCAACCACCTGCCGAACGAAGCCCGAGTCATCCCCCTGCGCCCGCACGGTGCGCGCCCCTCCGGCGCAGCGCCGCGCCAGGCGCGCCCGGCCCCCGCCGCGAAGGAGCCGCTGTGGCGGGACCTCGTGGGCGACGTCCTGCGCCGTGAACGCCTCGCTCAGGAGCGCACCTTGAAGGACGTCGCCGATGAGGCACGGATCTCCGTGCCCTATCTCTCGGAGGTGGAGCGCGGCCGCAAGGAGGCCTCCTCGGAGGTCCTCGCGGCCGCCGCCCGCGCCCTCGGACTGGGCCTCGGCGACCTGCTCACGAGGGCGCAGGGCGAACTGACCCGCGTCACCTCGCGCTACACGGCCGGCAGTCGCCGCGGGGCCACCATGTCGTCGCGCGACGGCATGTGCCTGGCCGCCTGA
- a CDS encoding ClpP family protease, whose amino-acid sequence MGTYTIPNVVERTPQGERSYDVFSRLLSERIIFLGTEIDDGVANVVIAQLLHLESSSPESEIAIYINSPGGSFTSLMAIYDTMTFVQAPISTFCVGQAASTAAVLLAGGDPGRRFVLEHSRVLLGQPAAGGQRGMVSDLALQAKEMVRIRSQVEEVLARHTHHDVTALRADMDRDKVFTAREAVGYGLADEVLSRRLVKV is encoded by the coding sequence ATGGGTACGTACACGATTCCGAACGTCGTCGAGCGCACCCCGCAGGGCGAACGGTCCTACGACGTGTTCAGCCGGCTGCTGTCGGAGCGGATCATCTTCCTCGGCACCGAGATCGACGACGGCGTCGCCAACGTCGTCATCGCCCAGCTCCTCCACCTGGAGTCGTCCTCCCCGGAGAGCGAGATCGCGATCTACATCAACTCGCCGGGCGGCTCGTTCACCTCGCTCATGGCGATCTACGACACCATGACGTTCGTCCAGGCGCCGATCTCCACGTTCTGCGTCGGGCAGGCGGCCTCCACGGCGGCCGTGCTGCTGGCCGGCGGGGACCCCGGGCGGCGGTTCGTGCTGGAGCACTCGCGGGTGCTGCTCGGACAGCCGGCCGCGGGCGGGCAGCGCGGCATGGTGTCCGATCTGGCGCTCCAGGCCAAGGAGATGGTGCGGATCCGCTCCCAGGTGGAGGAGGTGCTGGCGCGGCACACCCACCACGACGTGACGGCCCTGCGGGCCGACATGGACCGCGACAAGGTGTTCACCGCGCGGGAGGCGGTGGGTTACGGGCTGGCCGACGAGGTGCTCAGCCGGCGCCTCGTCAAGGTCTGA
- a CDS encoding ATP-dependent Clp protease proteolytic subunit has product MTPLTTLAPRAEEGDTPPTRFDDHLAAQLLAQRIVLLGTQVDEVSANRVCSQLLILSAEDAHTDISLYINSPGGAVHAGLAIYDTMRLIPNDVSTLAMGFAASMGQFLLSVGAPGKRYALPNARIMMHQPSAGIGGTTADIEIQAQNLEFTKRTIERITAEHTGQSPETISRDGDRDRWFTAEEAREYGMVDRVVESLADVRPAATRRRMGLQ; this is encoded by the coding sequence ATGACTCCACTCACGACACTCGCCCCCCGGGCGGAGGAGGGCGACACCCCTCCGACCCGGTTCGACGACCATCTGGCCGCCCAGCTGCTGGCGCAGCGCATCGTGCTGCTGGGCACCCAGGTCGACGAGGTCTCCGCCAACCGAGTCTGCTCCCAGTTGCTCATCCTGTCCGCGGAGGACGCCCACACCGACATCAGTCTGTACATCAACAGCCCGGGCGGCGCGGTGCACGCGGGCCTCGCCATCTACGACACGATGCGGCTGATCCCCAACGACGTCTCCACGCTGGCCATGGGCTTCGCGGCCAGCATGGGCCAGTTCCTGCTGAGCGTCGGCGCGCCGGGCAAGCGCTACGCCCTGCCGAACGCGCGGATCATGATGCACCAGCCGTCGGCGGGCATCGGCGGCACGACCGCCGACATCGAAATCCAGGCGCAGAACCTGGAGTTCACCAAGCGGACCATCGAGCGGATCACCGCCGAGCACACCGGCCAGAGCCCGGAGACCATCTCCCGGGACGGTGACCGCGACCGCTGGTTCACGGCCGAGGAGGCCAGGGAGTACGGCATGGTGGACCGGGTGGTGGAGTCCCTCGCGGACGTCCGCCCGGCGGCCACCCGGCGCAGGATGGGGCTGCAGTGA
- a CDS encoding epoxide hydrolase family protein yields the protein MTSTPADNGIRPFRVDVPQSDLDDLHDRLDRTRWPDELPGVGWTYGVPSDYLHELVRYWRHAYDWRAAEARLNAWPQFTTEIDGARVHFAHIRSPEPDATPLIVTHGWPGSIVEFTDIVGPLTDPAAHGGDPADAFHVVLPSIPGFGFSGPTRETGWEARRIADAWAELMTRLGYERFGAQGGDWGAAISRELGRVHPGRVVGVHLNLLPGAQAATEPTAGELEALGPAERERTLTSWRRWREWSRDGTGYFHVQSTRPQTLSYALTDSPVGQLAWIVEKFQEWTDSGEVPEEAVDRDLMLTNVMLYWLTGTAGSSARLYHERAHARGERIAAPQEPSTTPTGVASFFGDPQIPLRHRAERTENLVHWTEFGHGGHFAAMEKPDLLVGDVRAFFRQLREKG from the coding sequence ATGACGTCCACGCCCGCCGACAACGGCATCCGTCCCTTCCGTGTCGACGTACCGCAGAGCGACCTCGACGACCTCCACGACCGCCTCGACCGGACCCGGTGGCCGGACGAGCTGCCCGGCGTGGGCTGGACGTACGGCGTTCCGTCGGACTATCTGCACGAGCTGGTGCGGTACTGGCGCCACGCGTACGACTGGCGGGCCGCCGAGGCGCGGCTGAACGCCTGGCCGCAGTTCACCACCGAGATCGACGGCGCCCGGGTGCACTTCGCGCACATCCGCTCCCCCGAGCCCGACGCCACCCCGCTGATCGTCACGCACGGCTGGCCGGGGTCGATCGTCGAGTTCACCGACATCGTGGGGCCGCTGACGGACCCGGCCGCCCACGGCGGCGATCCGGCCGACGCCTTCCACGTGGTACTGCCGAGCATTCCCGGCTTCGGGTTCTCCGGCCCCACCCGGGAGACGGGCTGGGAGGCGCGCCGGATCGCCGACGCGTGGGCCGAGCTGATGACCCGCCTCGGCTACGAGAGGTTCGGCGCCCAGGGCGGCGACTGGGGTGCGGCCATCTCCCGCGAGCTGGGGCGCGTCCACCCCGGCCGGGTCGTCGGCGTCCACCTCAATCTGCTGCCCGGCGCGCAGGCCGCCACCGAGCCGACCGCCGGGGAACTGGAGGCGCTGGGCCCCGCGGAGCGCGAGCGCACGCTCACCTCGTGGCGGCGGTGGCGGGAATGGTCCCGCGACGGGACGGGCTACTTCCATGTGCAGTCCACCCGGCCGCAGACCCTGTCCTACGCGCTCACGGACTCCCCGGTGGGGCAACTGGCCTGGATCGTCGAGAAGTTCCAGGAGTGGACGGACTCCGGGGAGGTGCCCGAGGAGGCCGTCGACCGGGACCTGATGCTCACGAACGTGATGCTGTACTGGCTGACGGGCACGGCGGGTTCCTCCGCCCGGCTCTACCACGAGCGTGCCCACGCCCGGGGCGAGCGGATCGCCGCCCCGCAGGAGCCGTCCACCACGCCGACCGGGGTGGCGTCCTTCTTCGGCGATCCCCAGATCCCGCTGCGCCACAGGGCCGAGCGGACGGAGAACCTCGTCCACTGGACGGAGTTCGGCCACGGCGGGCACTTCGCGGCGATGGAGAAGCCGGACCTGCTGGTCGGTGATGTGCGGGCGTTCTTCCGGCAGTTGCGCGAGAAGGGCTGA
- a CDS encoding VOC family protein, whose amino-acid sequence MTTDGFTTCLWFDGQAEEAAHFYVSVFKNSSVGKIARYPEGAPQAAGTVMTVEFTANGHRFLGLNGGPEFTFSEATSFMLFCENQEEIDYYWTRLTENGGEPGPCGWLKDRFGVSWQVVPDRLDAMITDPDPEKAARVTQAFMAMSKFDIAALEKAYAGE is encoded by the coding sequence ATGACCACCGACGGTTTCACCACGTGTCTCTGGTTCGACGGCCAGGCCGAGGAGGCCGCCCATTTCTACGTCTCGGTCTTCAAGAACTCCAGCGTCGGCAAGATCGCGCGCTATCCCGAGGGAGCGCCCCAGGCCGCCGGCACCGTGATGACCGTCGAGTTCACGGCCAACGGGCACCGCTTCCTCGGGCTCAACGGCGGCCCCGAGTTCACGTTCAGCGAGGCCACCTCCTTCATGCTGTTCTGCGAGAACCAGGAGGAGATCGACTACTACTGGACGAGGCTCACCGAGAACGGCGGCGAGCCCGGCCCCTGCGGCTGGCTCAAGGACCGGTTCGGCGTGTCCTGGCAGGTCGTCCCGGACCGGCTCGACGCGATGATCACCGACCCGGATCCCGAGAAGGCGGCCCGCGTCACCCAGGCGTTCATGGCGATGAGCAAGTTCGACATCGCGGCCCTGGAGAAGGCTTACGCGGGCGAGTGA